The following proteins are co-located in the Panthera tigris isolate Pti1 chromosome F2, P.tigris_Pti1_mat1.1, whole genome shotgun sequence genome:
- the GSDMC gene encoding gasdermin-C, whose product MSSMFENISKNLVKELGDKDLTPVKHLLNANKFRQFAILRKKKKTLSQFWELPDIPVEYTLMDILEPSSSVPETVIKGPFIFSDTMFRKYKASAGVTAMLETNVSGEATKCHETFLQFHAVTFPPQNWKDLLKRKVLDQELLFLRKCQDRDDNLYVVTEAVELINSTVLHDSSSVNVLGKCFIPWMTSVKGQGQGEGLKVREKMLTLPEGTVIAYKKKQLIFENNDILISDDDTQKTFPEGEFQSWTGSLPRRRPYFKQLHEEIFQEMEALAQLSKDTQDSIFHTILNMLGNREALQDLTDTVRSSYNYLGLIKVVKGAGLGNMAIKIHRGGGMGQCQGKELLSDTQHDLLAQSMEKRILLQQQKLVRSILEPNFKYCWDIPFTLKPELLAPLQGEDLAITYGLLEECGLKMELNSPRSTWDLETKQPLSALYGTLSLLQQLAGSPERPGPTPVYAESVPDELRGGLGPPRLPF is encoded by the exons ATGTCCTCCATGTTTGAGAATATTAGTAAGAATTTGGTCAAAGAGCTCGGAGACAAAGACCTGACACCTGTGAAACACCTGCTGAACGCCAACAAATTCCGTCAGTTTGCAATTTTacggaagaaaaagaagactctctcacagttctgggaacTACCTGATATTCCAGTAGAATACACCCTCATGGACATCCTGGAGCCAAGTTCTTCAGTCCCAG AAACTGTTATCAAGGGACCATTTATCTTCAGTGACACCATGTTCCGGAAGTACAAGGCTTCTGCAGGTGTGACTGCCATGCTAGAAACGAATGTGTCAGGGGAAGCTACGAAGTGCCATGAAACCTTCCTCCAGTTTCACGCTGTTACCTTCCCACCCCAAAACTGGAAAGACCTTCTAAAGAG GAAAGTGTTGGATCAGGAGCTGCTGTTTCTGAGGAAGTGCCAGGACAGAGATGACAATCTCTATGTGGTGACAGAGGCCGTGGAGCTGATCAACAGCACGGTGTTGCATGACAGCAGCAGTGTGAACGTTTTGGGAAAATGCTTTATCCCTTGGATGACTTCTGTCAAG GGTCAAGGCCAGGGAGAGGGTCTCAAAGTGAGAGAGAAGATGTTGACTCTGCCAGAGGGCACCGTGATCGCCTATAAGAAGAAGCAGCTGATTTTCGAGAACAATG ACATCCTCATCTCAGACGACGACACGCAGAAAACCTTTCCAGAAGGTGAGTTTCAGAGCTGGACAGGTTCTCTGCCTAGACGCAGGCCCT ATTTCAAGCAACTACATGAGGAGATTTTCCAGGAAATGGAGGCCTTGGCCCAGCTCTCAAAGGACACTCAGGATTCTATATTCCATACTATCCTGAACATGCTTGGGAACCGAGAGGCTCTGCAGGACCTCACGGACACGGTGAGGAGTTCCTACAACTACCTAGGGCTGATCAAAGTGGTAAAAGGGGCAGGTTTAGGAAATATGGCTATCAAGATAcacaggggaggagggatggggcaaTGCCAGGGGAAAGAGT TGTTGAGTGACACCCAACATGATCTGCTGGCCCAGTCCATGGAAAAGAGGATCCTGCTCCAGCAGCAGAAGCTG GTAAGGAGCATCCTGGAGCCCAACTTCAAATACTGCTGGGACATCCCCTTCACCCTCAAACCCGAGCTCCTTGCCCCACTCCAGGGTGAGGATTTGGCCATCACCTATGGCCTCCTGGAGGAGTGTGGGCTGAAAATGGAACTGAATAGCCCCAGGTCAACCTGGGATCTGGAAACCAAGCAGCCCCTGTCTGCCCTGTATGGGACCCTGTCGTTGCTGCAGCAGCTGGCAGGCAGTCCAGAGAGGCCTGGCCCCACTCCAGTCTATGCTGAGAGTGTCCCTGATGAGCTCAGGGGGGGTCTAGGGCCACCACGTCTGCCGTTCTAG